A section of the Bradyrhizobium oligotrophicum S58 genome encodes:
- a CDS encoding amino acid ABC transporter substrate-binding protein, with protein sequence MRCRARVAWVAAGVVLAFAFARPVVAQSSSEGLSPTLAAIKLRHVVHLGYRESSPPFSFLDQAGRPIGYSLELCEAIVEEIGTEIDDPALRIDYVKVTSDDRIAAVLDGKVDLECGSTTANAERSRQVAFSPLMFVAGTKLMVAKSSAISVATDLKGKTVVVTKGTTNEAAMHQVDTKLALGLTIVTAPDHEQSYQMLVDGKVDAFATDDILLSGLIARHKSQDKFRVTGDYLSYEPYGIMFRKGEPQLAAVVERAFRRLGSNHDLIPLYNKWFVGRLPTGERLNVAISPQLEQAFHVLDDSPGANN encoded by the coding sequence ATGCGCTGTCGCGCACGCGTCGCATGGGTTGCTGCCGGAGTGGTGCTGGCTTTTGCCTTTGCGCGTCCTGTCGTGGCGCAGAGCAGCAGCGAGGGCCTGTCGCCGACGCTTGCCGCCATCAAGTTGAGGCACGTCGTCCATCTCGGCTATCGCGAGAGCTCGCCGCCGTTTTCCTTCCTGGATCAGGCGGGGCGGCCAATCGGCTACAGCCTCGAACTGTGCGAAGCGATCGTCGAGGAGATCGGCACCGAAATCGACGATCCCGCCTTGCGGATCGACTACGTCAAGGTGACCTCCGACGACCGGATCGCAGCGGTGCTCGACGGCAAGGTCGATCTCGAATGCGGCTCGACCACCGCCAATGCCGAACGCTCCAGGCAGGTGGCCTTCTCGCCGCTGATGTTCGTCGCCGGCACCAAGCTGATGGTGGCGAAGAGCTCGGCGATCTCGGTGGCGACCGATCTCAAAGGCAAGACCGTGGTGGTGACCAAGGGCACCACCAACGAAGCCGCCATGCACCAGGTCGACACGAAACTCGCGCTTGGCCTTACGATCGTGACCGCGCCCGATCACGAGCAGTCCTACCAGATGCTGGTGGATGGCAAGGTCGATGCTTTCGCCACCGACGACATCCTGCTCTCCGGCCTGATCGCGCGGCACAAATCGCAGGACAAGTTCCGCGTGACCGGAGACTATCTGTCCTACGAGCCCTACGGGATCATGTTCCGCAAGGGGGAGCCGCAGCTCGCCGCCGTGGTCGAGCGCGCGTTCCGGAGGCTCGGCTCCAATCACGATCTCATTCCGCTCTACAATAAGTGGTTCGTCGGTCGCCTGCCGACCGGCGAGCGGCTCAACGTGGCGATCTCGCCGCAGCTCGAGCAGGCCTTCCACGTCCTCGACGACAGTCCGGGCGCGAACAACTGA
- a CDS encoding ferredoxin--NADP reductase, whose translation MSAFYKEKVLSVQHWTDTLFSFRATRDAGFRFQNGQFAMIGLEVEGRPLLRAYSMASANHEEELEFFSIKVQNGPLTSRLQQIKEGDTILVGRKATGTLIPDNLLPGSRLLLLSTGTGLAPFVSLIKDPDVYDRFESIVLVHGCRQVAELAYGESVVAKLRDDELFGELLDGKLQYYPTVTREPFRNRGRITDLISSEQLFNDLGQPPLDIAKDRIMMCGSPGMLDELKTMFESGGFLEGSGNAPGHFVIEKAFVER comes from the coding sequence ATGAGCGCGTTCTACAAAGAGAAAGTTCTTTCCGTTCAGCATTGGACGGACACCCTGTTCTCCTTCCGAGCCACCCGCGATGCCGGCTTCCGGTTCCAGAATGGCCAGTTCGCCATGATCGGGCTCGAGGTCGAAGGCCGCCCGCTGCTGCGTGCCTACAGCATGGCGAGCGCCAACCACGAGGAAGAGCTCGAATTCTTCAGCATCAAGGTCCAGAACGGCCCGCTGACGTCGCGCCTGCAGCAGATCAAGGAAGGCGACACGATCCTGGTCGGCCGCAAGGCGACCGGTACGCTGATCCCGGACAATTTGCTGCCCGGCAGCCGGCTCCTGCTGCTGTCGACCGGCACCGGCCTTGCGCCGTTCGTGAGCCTGATCAAGGACCCGGATGTCTATGACCGGTTCGAGAGCATCGTGCTCGTCCATGGCTGCCGCCAGGTCGCCGAGCTCGCCTATGGCGAGAGCGTCGTGGCCAAGCTGCGCGACGACGAGCTGTTCGGAGAGCTGCTCGACGGCAAGCTGCAGTATTACCCGACCGTGACTCGCGAGCCGTTCCGCAACCGCGGCCGCATCACGGACCTGATCTCCTCCGAGCAGCTGTTCAACGATCTCGGCCAGCCGCCGCTCGATATCGCCAAGGACCGCATCATGATGTGCGGCAGCCCGGGGATGCTGGACGAGCTCAAGACCATGTTCGAGTCCGGCGGTTTCCTCGAAGGCAGCGGCAACGCGCCCGGGCATTTCGTGATCGAGAAGGCGTTCGTCGAGCGCTGA
- a CDS encoding dicarboxylate/amino acid:cation symporter, with protein sequence MSNRFTQYILIAMVLGIVMGTLIFNLMPDSRVELAADINLIAMLFLRLIKMIIAPLVFATLVGGIAHMGSGAKLGRIFAKTMGWFISASFVSLLLGLVMVNLLQPGANFPGTLPDKTQSTGLPVSAFSVEKFLTHLIPTSIADAMAQNEILQIVIFAVFFSVAMGALPERSKTLLQLIDDIGHIMLKVTGYVMLFAPLAVWAAITATVAKNGLGVLWKLIVFMGGFYLSLLILWAILVVVGFVVIGPRYSHLLKLIREPLMIAFSTASSEAAYPKTLEGLNRFGASKRISSFVLPLGYSFNLDGTMMYCTFASIFIAQTYKIEMSLGTQLAMLATLMVTSKGVAGVPRASLVVIASTLSQFGIPEAGLLMIMGIDTFLDMGRSATNVIGNTLATSVVAKWEGELGPEHALGPSDVVPPDMIPGEVPAMAGN encoded by the coding sequence ATGTCGAACAGGTTCACGCAATACATCCTGATTGCGATGGTGCTGGGCATCGTGATGGGGACGCTGATCTTCAATCTGATGCCGGATAGCCGGGTCGAGCTCGCCGCCGACATCAACCTGATCGCCATGCTGTTCCTGCGCCTGATCAAGATGATCATCGCGCCGCTGGTGTTTGCGACCCTGGTCGGCGGCATCGCCCATATGGGCTCCGGCGCCAAGCTCGGGCGCATCTTTGCCAAGACGATGGGCTGGTTTATCAGCGCCTCCTTCGTGTCGCTCCTGCTCGGCCTCGTGATGGTCAACCTGCTGCAGCCCGGCGCGAATTTTCCGGGAACCCTGCCGGACAAGACGCAATCGACAGGGCTGCCGGTGTCGGCCTTTTCTGTCGAGAAATTCCTGACACATCTGATCCCGACCTCGATTGCGGATGCGATGGCGCAGAACGAGATCCTGCAGATCGTGATCTTCGCGGTCTTCTTCTCGGTGGCCATGGGCGCGCTGCCGGAGCGGTCGAAGACGCTGCTGCAGCTGATCGACGACATCGGCCACATCATGCTGAAAGTGACCGGTTACGTCATGCTGTTCGCGCCGCTCGCCGTGTGGGCCGCGATCACCGCAACGGTCGCCAAGAACGGGCTCGGCGTGCTGTGGAAGCTGATCGTGTTCATGGGCGGCTTCTATCTGTCGCTGCTGATCCTGTGGGCGATCCTGGTGGTGGTCGGCTTCGTGGTGATCGGGCCGCGCTACAGCCATCTGTTGAAGCTGATCCGCGAGCCGCTGATGATCGCGTTCTCGACCGCGAGCTCGGAAGCCGCCTACCCGAAGACGCTCGAAGGCCTGAACCGGTTCGGCGCTTCGAAGCGCATATCGAGCTTCGTGCTGCCGCTCGGCTACTCCTTCAATCTCGACGGCACGATGATGTATTGCACGTTCGCCAGCATCTTCATCGCCCAGACCTACAAGATCGAGATGTCGCTGGGCACCCAGTTGGCGATGCTGGCCACGTTGATGGTGACCTCCAAGGGGGTCGCCGGCGTGCCGCGGGCGTCGCTGGTGGTGATTGCCTCGACCCTGTCGCAGTTCGGCATCCCCGAGGCGGGGTTGTTGATGATCATGGGTATCGACACGTTCCTCGACATGGGACGCAGCGCCACCAACGTGATCGGCAACACGCTCGCCACCTCAGTGGTTGCGAAATGGGAAGGCGAGCTCGGGCCGGAGCACGCGCTCGGGCCGTCCGACGTGGTGCCGCCGGACATGATCCCCGGCGAGGTCCCGGCCATGGCCGGAAACTGA
- a CDS encoding ATP-grasp domain-containing protein: MPTAPRILINAVKRYCAEHGIALDIRADGWLLVLGHPAGRHLIFGYDVGLNSAVAHRVASDKAATAELLTLSGVHAVPHTFVIAPALSGRAEPSWPALFELLDVHPQGLVVKPNEGTSGRFVTRVARREQLLDAVTSLFAASLSVAISPLLDIQDEVRVVLLDGVPLLAYRKERARVIGDGTQSLQALALAGVAPEGRGRMLARLRTEFSAAELAAVVPADEGRLLDWRHNLEAGAKPVLLESGPAHEVCVMLARAAATAIGIRFASVDVVAVNGGWQVLEINSGMMMEALGSFHPDLVYKVYSAALDKVFAKP; encoded by the coding sequence ATGCCAACTGCGCCCCGGATCCTGATCAATGCGGTCAAGCGCTACTGCGCCGAGCACGGGATCGCGCTCGACATCCGCGCCGACGGCTGGCTGCTCGTGCTCGGCCATCCCGCCGGACGCCACCTGATCTTCGGCTATGACGTTGGGCTGAACAGTGCCGTGGCGCACAGAGTGGCCAGCGACAAGGCGGCGACCGCGGAGCTGCTGACGCTGTCGGGCGTGCACGCCGTGCCGCATACGTTCGTCATCGCGCCGGCGTTGAGCGGGCGCGCCGAACCATCCTGGCCTGCGCTGTTCGAACTGCTCGATGTGCATCCGCAAGGCCTCGTCGTGAAACCGAACGAAGGCACGTCCGGGCGCTTCGTGACGCGCGTCGCTCGACGCGAGCAGCTGCTGGATGCCGTGACCAGCCTGTTCGCCGCCAGCCTCAGTGTCGCGATCTCGCCTTTGCTCGACATCCAGGACGAGGTCCGCGTGGTGCTGCTCGATGGCGTCCCGCTGCTCGCCTACCGCAAGGAGCGAGCACGCGTGATCGGCGACGGCACGCAATCGCTTCAGGCGCTAGCGCTCGCGGGCGTGGCTCCCGAAGGTCGCGGTCGGATGCTCGCGCGCCTGCGGACCGAGTTCAGCGCGGCCGAGCTCGCGGCGGTCGTGCCGGCCGATGAGGGCCGGCTGCTTGACTGGCGGCACAATCTCGAAGCGGGCGCGAAACCGGTGCTGCTGGAGAGCGGCCCGGCACACGAGGTCTGCGTGATGCTTGCAAGGGCCGCAGCGACGGCGATCGGCATCCGCTTCGCCTCCGTCGATGTGGTGGCGGTGAACGGAGGCTGGCAGGTGTTGGAGATCAATTCCGGGATGATGATGGAAGCGCTCGGCAGCTTCCATCCAGATCTGGTCTACAAGGTCTACAGTGCCGCGCTCGACAAGGTCTTTGCGAAGCCGTGA
- a CDS encoding acyl-CoA synthetase encodes MESIVRRQTLGDLLRRSAARTPGKTAVICGEVSWTYAEFNAVADRLGAGLAARGVGKGERVAILARNSHAFAALRFALARLGAVLVPINFMLKPEEVAYILTHAGVRLLATDSGFAGVARAAKALVPAVEQLIWLPSEGPSERQGDMIDFSELAASTAAVPAVEIAGSDVAQIVYTSGTESLPKGAMLTHDAVIWQYVSCVVDAGIAADDVTLHALPLYHCAQLDVFFGPSIYVGATNIITAFPTPDNLLPLIAKYHITSFFAPPTVWISILRSPLFETTDVSSLHKGYYGASIMPVEVLRELAQRLPKVRLWNLYGQTEIAPLATMLGPDDQLRKPGSCGRAVLNVETRVVDDDMNDVAPGAVGEVVHRSPHLMLGYFHDDERTAAAFQGDWFHSGDLATIDDEGYITIVDRKKDMIKTGGENVASREVEEALYLIPEVSEVAVVGLPHPRWVEAVVAVVVVKSGHELTEDAVLRQASSRLATFKTPKRIVFVDALPKNPSGKLLKRQLREAHAGLFTEG; translated from the coding sequence ATGGAGTCCATCGTTCGCAGGCAGACGCTCGGTGACCTGCTGCGGCGGAGCGCTGCGCGCACGCCCGGAAAGACGGCGGTGATCTGCGGCGAGGTCAGCTGGACCTATGCCGAATTCAACGCCGTCGCCGATCGTCTCGGGGCAGGCCTCGCCGCCCGCGGCGTCGGCAAGGGCGAGCGCGTTGCCATCCTCGCCCGCAACTCGCATGCGTTTGCCGCGCTGCGCTTCGCGTTGGCGCGGCTCGGCGCCGTGCTGGTGCCGATCAATTTCATGCTCAAGCCGGAGGAGGTTGCCTACATCCTCACGCATGCCGGCGTCCGACTGCTCGCGACCGACAGCGGCTTTGCCGGCGTGGCTCGTGCGGCCAAGGCGCTGGTGCCGGCCGTCGAGCAACTGATCTGGCTGCCGTCGGAAGGCCCGAGCGAGCGGCAAGGCGACATGATCGACTTTTCTGAGCTTGCCGCCTCGACGGCGGCCGTGCCCGCGGTCGAAATCGCAGGCAGCGACGTCGCGCAGATCGTCTACACCTCGGGCACGGAATCGCTGCCGAAGGGCGCCATGCTGACGCATGATGCTGTCATCTGGCAGTATGTGAGCTGCGTGGTCGACGCCGGCATTGCTGCTGACGACGTCACGCTGCATGCGCTGCCGCTGTATCACTGCGCGCAGCTCGACGTGTTCTTCGGGCCCTCGATCTATGTCGGCGCCACCAACATCATCACGGCGTTTCCGACGCCCGACAATCTGCTGCCGCTGATCGCGAAATATCACATCACCTCGTTCTTCGCGCCGCCGACGGTGTGGATCTCGATCCTGCGTTCGCCGCTGTTCGAGACCACGGACGTATCCAGCTTGCACAAGGGTTATTACGGCGCCTCGATCATGCCGGTCGAGGTGCTGCGCGAGCTCGCGCAGCGGCTGCCCAAGGTGCGGCTGTGGAATCTGTACGGCCAGACCGAGATCGCGCCGCTGGCGACGATGCTTGGACCCGATGATCAGCTGCGCAAGCCGGGCAGTTGCGGTCGCGCCGTGCTCAACGTCGAGACCCGGGTGGTCGACGACGACATGAACGACGTTGCGCCGGGGGCTGTCGGCGAGGTCGTGCACCGCTCGCCGCATCTGATGCTGGGCTATTTCCACGACGACGAGCGAACGGCGGCGGCCTTCCAGGGCGACTGGTTTCACTCCGGCGATCTCGCGACCATCGATGACGAAGGCTACATCACCATCGTCGATCGCAAGAAGGACATGATCAAGACCGGCGGCGAGAACGTCGCCAGCCGCGAGGTCGAGGAGGCGCTCTATCTCATTCCGGAGGTGTCGGAGGTCGCGGTGGTCGGCCTGCCGCATCCGCGCTGGGTCGAGGCGGTCGTCGCCGTGGTCGTCGTCAAGTCCGGCCACGAATTGACGGAGGATGCCGTGCTCAGGCAGGCGTCGAGCAGGCTGGCCACCTTCAAGACCCCTAAGCGCATCGTGTTCGTCGACGCCCTGCCGAAAAACCCCAGCGGCAAGCTGTTGAAGCGCCAGCTGCGCGAGGCGCATGCCGGCTTGTTCACCGAAGGTTGA